Proteins from one methanogenic archaeon mixed culture ISO4-G1 genomic window:
- a CDS encoding monomethylamine:corrinoid methyltransferase MtmB has product MAATRFLTITDVYDRFLKGKKVPEADWDYKIIPETATAMKEKYKLNFGDKFIPEDNETKNNLFQAGLEMLVTCGFYCQDLGRVMKFTEEEIWEGIKRAPKKLILGEGRDIARFYPRHGNAPIKPVIQGGPTGSPISEDVFIQVMQSYAQEGIVDDLVNGVMTTVEGKPAKSKTPYEIRATMQELRMTKEARTRAQRPGLGVOGPETPLSEAARLVADCPNAGHRITDAHECSQLNELKIDMTGLNMLAGWTVSGDTIMIEQMPIFGGYCGGLEETAICDVATTLASFGLFSGNFHLDGPIHIRWGTTMAKETLQVAGHACAAVDNNTDLLLANQYYPIAGPCTVMGLVETAAQAICDTASGRELLSGSAVAKGVVQDKTTGMEARMMGEAAAQTAGMKIYEVNEILSKMVPWYEAQYTSADLGKTFQECYDVKTVRPTKEYLEVYDKAIQQIADFGLEITPYNTGIMYGGYNDSKIYRSA; this is encoded by the coding sequence CTGAGGCAGACTGGGATTACAAGATCATCCCCGAGACGGCCACAGCAATGAAGGAGAAGTACAAGCTCAACTTCGGAGACAAGTTCATCCCCGAGGACAACGAGACCAAGAACAACCTGTTCCAGGCTGGACTCGAGATGCTCGTGACCTGCGGATTCTACTGCCAGGATCTCGGCCGTGTAATGAAGTTCACGGAAGAGGAGATCTGGGAGGGAATCAAGAGGGCACCCAAAAAGCTGATCCTCGGAGAGGGAAGGGACATCGCAAGATTCTATCCCAGGCACGGAAACGCACCCATCAAGCCGGTCATTCAGGGAGGACCCACTGGATCCCCTATCTCTGAGGACGTCTTCATCCAGGTCATGCAGTCCTATGCCCAGGAGGGAATTGTCGATGACCTCGTCAACGGAGTCATGACGACCGTCGAGGGAAAGCCCGCCAAGTCCAAGACACCCTACGAGATCCGCGCTACAATGCAGGAGCTCAGGATGACCAAGGAAGCAAGGACCAGGGCCCAGAGACCCGGACTCGGTGTCTAGGGACCCGAGACTCCTCTGTCCGAGGCTGCAAGGCTGGTCGCAGACTGCCCCAACGCCGGACACAGGATCACCGACGCCCACGAGTGCTCTCAGCTCAACGAGCTGAAGATCGATATGACCGGACTGAACATGCTGGCCGGCTGGACCGTATCCGGTGACACCATCATGATCGAGCAGATGCCCATCTTCGGAGGATACTGCGGTGGACTCGAGGAGACCGCCATCTGTGATGTCGCAACGACACTCGCATCCTTCGGACTGTTCTCCGGTAACTTCCACCTTGACGGACCTATCCACATCAGGTGGGGAACCACCATGGCAAAGGAGACCCTGCAGGTCGCAGGACACGCATGTGCCGCTGTCGACAACAACACCGACCTCCTGCTCGCCAACCAGTACTACCCGATCGCAGGACCCTGCACCGTCATGGGACTGGTCGAGACCGCGGCACAGGCAATCTGTGACACCGCTTCCGGAAGAGAGCTCCTCTCCGGATCCGCAGTCGCAAAGGGAGTCGTGCAGGACAAGACCACCGGAATGGAAGCCCGCATGATGGGAGAGGCCGCAGCACAGACTGCTGGAATGAAGATCTACGAGGTCAACGAGATCCTGTCCAAGATGGTCCCATGGTACGAGGCCCAGTACACCAGTGCAGACCTCGGAAAGACCTTCCAGGAGTGCTACGACGTCAAGACCGTCAGGCCCACCAAGGAGTACCTCGAGGTCTACGACAAGGCAATCCAGCAGATCGCCGACTTCGGTCTCGAGATCACCCCTTACAACACCGGAATCATGTACGGTGGCTACAACGACAGCAAGATCTACAGGTCTGCTTGA
- a CDS encoding methionine aminopeptidase type II Map, translating into MLTDEELDKLRRAGRISGEARELGMQMCKPGAKLYDIAQEVEGYIREHGCKLAFPCNISRNEIAAHATPSCNDKTVLEVGDIVKVDCGAILDGFIGDTAGTVEVGSRSYPELVEISKTARNTVAEFIGDGVPLCEIGSAVERTIRGAGFAPIVNLCGHQIAQNMLHAGFSVPNYDNGDDTKIQAGMTVAIEPFATNGKGQIKNGKPGNIVRIIRERPLADPKDQEFYEYIKDEFFQQPFCARSCDFPDAEKRVKSLMRHGVLSCYAELVEVSGGLVSQHEYTFYINGKRGEVTTLP; encoded by the coding sequence ATGCTGACCGATGAGGAGCTGGACAAGCTCCGCAGGGCAGGAAGGATCTCAGGAGAGGCAAGGGAACTGGGCATGCAGATGTGCAAGCCTGGTGCCAAGCTCTATGACATAGCGCAGGAGGTCGAGGGATACATCCGCGAGCACGGATGCAAGCTGGCCTTCCCGTGCAACATTAGTAGGAACGAGATCGCGGCGCATGCCACACCCAGCTGTAACGACAAGACGGTGCTGGAAGTCGGGGACATCGTCAAGGTGGACTGCGGAGCGATCCTGGACGGATTCATCGGCGACACGGCCGGGACCGTCGAGGTCGGATCGCGCAGCTATCCCGAGCTCGTGGAGATCAGCAAGACAGCCAGGAACACTGTGGCCGAGTTCATCGGCGACGGTGTGCCGCTCTGCGAGATCGGAAGCGCCGTGGAGCGTACGATCAGGGGTGCGGGATTCGCACCCATCGTCAACCTCTGCGGACACCAGATCGCACAGAACATGCTCCATGCGGGATTCTCAGTCCCGAACTACGACAACGGCGACGACACGAAGATACAGGCCGGGATGACCGTTGCCATCGAACCCTTCGCCACCAACGGGAAGGGTCAGATCAAGAACGGCAAACCCGGGAATATCGTCCGCATCATAAGGGAGAGGCCTCTCGCCGATCCGAAGGATCAGGAGTTCTACGAGTACATCAAGGACGAGTTCTTCCAGCAGCCCTTCTGTGCAAGGAGCTGCGACTTCCCCGATGCGGAGAAGCGCGTAAAGAGCCTGATGCGCCACGGGGTGCTCTCATGCTACGCCGAGCTGGTGGAGGTGTCTGGCGGACTGGTATCCCAGCACGAGTACACCTTCTACATCAACGGCAAGCGCGGCGAGGTCACCACGTTGCCATAA
- a CDS encoding Sua5/YciO/YrdC/YwlC family protein, with protein MKIIKCDYSNGFGVQCEEAVKAAAEDIAAGKLIVYPTETVYGIGADIYNEAAVKNLYLAKKRPFDMPLSVAVSDKAMIEKVAVLNENAEKLIKAFLPGPLTIIVKKQPSVPDIVTSSSQKVGIRIPDNRFALELIKRTGPIITTSANLHSHPDAINVDAAIKDFGPAVDTYIDAGACNLGKPSTIIWLMEDQVEIIRQGAISEKQIMEVLEC; from the coding sequence GTGAAGATAATCAAGTGCGACTATTCGAACGGATTCGGAGTGCAGTGCGAGGAAGCGGTCAAGGCTGCCGCAGAGGACATAGCCGCTGGAAAGCTCATCGTGTACCCCACTGAGACGGTATACGGTATCGGAGCGGACATCTATAACGAGGCCGCGGTCAAGAACCTCTATCTTGCCAAGAAGAGGCCATTCGACATGCCACTTTCCGTCGCGGTCTCCGACAAGGCCATGATTGAGAAGGTCGCAGTGCTCAACGAGAATGCGGAGAAGCTTATCAAGGCATTCCTCCCCGGACCTCTCACGATCATCGTGAAGAAGCAGCCCAGTGTTCCGGACATAGTGACATCGTCCTCGCAGAAGGTCGGTATCCGTATCCCTGACAATAGGTTCGCCCTCGAGCTGATCAAGCGCACAGGCCCCATCATCACCACGTCCGCCAATCTTCACTCTCACCCGGACGCCATCAACGTCGATGCGGCCATCAAAGACTTCGGGCCCGCCGTTGACACGTACATCGATGCCGGCGCTTGCAACCTCGGTAAGCCTTCCACCATCATCTGGCTCATGGAGGACCAGGTGGAGATCATCCGCCAGGGCGCCATATCCGAGAAGCAGATCATGGAGGTCCTCGAATGCTGA
- a CDS encoding metallo-beta-lactamase domain-containing protein: MITNLILEETPLFFILSWIVCGVIMIHFIEPALDFDSNVYLLTGDRNVLIDTGAGPASSYYIDRIREIIGPEGKLDMILLTHCHFDHIGGGPAMIDAFGCKAYAGRTDAESVREGDVRYTLSEQFGLHVPAYQTFDLSQGDVIDIGEHRLRVIDTPGHTRGGVCYYDEISSSLFSGDTLFSRGVGRTDFNGGSSELLRNSIKYLSDMQVQGLYPGHGHPTQDGMGAILRGLKMIGD, from the coding sequence ATGATAACAAATCTCATCCTCGAGGAAACTCCTTTATTTTTCATTCTATCTTGGATAGTCTGCGGTGTCATCATGATCCATTTCATCGAACCTGCGCTCGATTTCGATTCCAACGTCTACCTTCTCACAGGGGACAGGAACGTTCTGATCGATACAGGTGCGGGACCCGCATCCAGTTATTACATCGACAGGATCCGGGAGATCATCGGACCCGAAGGGAAGCTCGACATGATCCTGCTGACCCACTGCCATTTCGATCACATCGGGGGCGGTCCCGCCATGATCGATGCTTTCGGATGCAAGGCGTATGCCGGCAGGACAGATGCCGAATCCGTGCGCGAGGGGGACGTAAGATACACCCTTTCGGAGCAGTTCGGATTACATGTGCCAGCATACCAAACCTTTGACCTTTCCCAGGGGGATGTCATCGATATCGGGGAGCACAGATTACGTGTCATTGACACCCCCGGGCACACGAGGGGCGGCGTGTGCTATTACGACGAGATCTCATCCTCTCTGTTCTCCGGAGACACCCTGTTCAGCCGCGGTGTCGGGAGGACAGACTTCAACGGCGGTTCCTCGGAACTTCTGAGAAATTCTATAAAATACTTGAGCGACATGCAAGTCCAGGGACTATACCCCGGTCACGGCCATCCGACCCAGGATGGTATGGGAGCGATCCTTCGCGGATTGAAGATGATAGGTGATTGA
- a CDS encoding nitrogenase cofactor biosynthesis protein NifB produces the protein MEIPEDIRKALSEHPCFCEDAHHTFARIHLPVAPKCNIQCNYCNRKFDCCNESRPGVTSEVLSPQRALEKVRAVKEAIPQLSVVGIAGPGDPLANEDTFTALELIGKEMPGLTLCVSTNGLALPDCAERLRDLNVHFVTVTMNCLDPEIGARIYDAVIFGGKKYSGVEGAAILRDRQLEGIRKCVDLGMLVKINVVMIPGINDSHIPELVRHVRDMGVYIVNILPLIPVEGTKFSDLRAPTPLERKDMMDRCGLDMKMMRHCRQCRADAIGLLGEDRSSEFAHIEGCGLKDCAPNVTFDTELDESKVAVATSDGKTVNSGFGNASEFRIYATDGNTVRFLKTVPIDRSGTVAGKDHRDHIASIIDSLGDCGTVIVEEIGPMPSKILASRGINVVITSGDVNESVRLSRSS, from the coding sequence ATGGAGATACCGGAAGACATCAGGAAAGCGCTCTCGGAGCACCCCTGTTTCTGCGAGGATGCGCACCACACGTTCGCCAGGATCCACCTGCCGGTAGCTCCGAAATGCAACATACAGTGCAACTACTGCAACCGCAAGTTCGACTGCTGCAACGAGTCCAGGCCCGGCGTCACCAGCGAGGTCCTGTCACCGCAGAGGGCCCTCGAAAAAGTCAGGGCGGTCAAGGAGGCCATCCCGCAGCTGTCCGTGGTCGGCATCGCAGGTCCGGGGGACCCACTGGCGAACGAGGATACGTTCACAGCGCTGGAACTCATCGGGAAGGAGATGCCGGGACTCACCCTGTGCGTCTCCACCAACGGTCTTGCCCTGCCCGACTGCGCGGAGAGGCTCCGTGACCTGAACGTGCACTTCGTGACGGTCACCATGAACTGCCTCGACCCGGAGATAGGTGCGAGGATCTACGACGCCGTGATATTCGGAGGCAAGAAGTATTCCGGCGTCGAAGGTGCCGCGATCCTCCGCGACAGACAGCTCGAGGGTATACGCAAATGTGTCGATCTGGGTATGTTGGTTAAGATCAACGTCGTGATGATCCCCGGGATCAACGATTCCCACATCCCCGAACTCGTTAGGCACGTCCGCGACATGGGGGTCTACATAGTGAACATACTGCCGCTGATCCCCGTGGAAGGAACGAAATTCTCGGACCTCAGGGCACCCACCCCTCTGGAGAGGAAGGACATGATGGACCGCTGCGGTCTCGACATGAAGATGATGCGCCACTGCAGGCAGTGCCGTGCGGATGCGATTGGGCTACTGGGGGAGGATAGGTCGTCGGAGTTCGCCCACATCGAGGGCTGCGGCCTGAAGGACTGCGCCCCCAACGTGACGTTCGACACCGAATTGGACGAGTCCAAGGTCGCCGTGGCCACCAGCGACGGCAAGACGGTCAACTCCGGATTCGGGAACGCATCTGAGTTCAGGATCTACGCCACGGACGGGAACACCGTCAGGTTCCTAAAGACCGTGCCCATCGACAGGTCCGGCACCGTGGCCGGCAAGGACCACAGGGATCACATCGCATCCATCATCGACAGCCTGGGCGACTGCGGAACGGTCATCGTCGAGGAGATAGGCCCAATGCCGTCCAAGATACTGGCATCCCGCGGCATCAATGTCGTGATCACTAGCGGGGACGTCAACGAATCCGTCAGGCTCTCCAGGTCATCCTGA
- a CDS encoding alanyl-tRNA synthetase AlaS, producing the protein MRETFVNFFKERGHAYINSASLIPENDPTVLFTTAGMHPLVPYLLGEKHPAGKRLVDFQKCVRTGDIDEVGDASHLTFFEMLGNWSLGDYFKKESIDFSYTLLTEVLGIKPDQLSVTAFAGDEDAPRDTETAELWKSHGLRDDQIYFYPKSDNWWGPAGQTGPCGPDTEIFFDDGRPKCGPNCGPSCHCGKFTEIWNNVFMQYNKNADGTFSPLKQKNVDTGMGLERILRILNHNETVYDTPLFTPILDKIEELTGKKYGENADDTRAFRIIADHMRAATFMLGDGVVPAKIGQGYILRRLIRRSSRYMSKLGYEELFMQKIAEVIVNNYSKAYPELEQNKDFIYTNIDNEEKKFHKAVMKGLRRFDQMVAENGDSPVLNGETVFKLYDTYGFPIEMTVELAAEKGLKVDMDDFNGRFKTHQDVSRGDGGTFKGGLADHSEETTKLHTATHLLNAALRKFVSPDIHQKGSNITAERLRFDFNLDRKVTPEELKQIEDWVNECIKAELPVVCEEMPYEQAKDEGVEGVFTNKYGEVVKVYKIGDVSAEMCGGPHVQNTRELQGFKIKKEESSAAGIRRIKAVVGKFD; encoded by the coding sequence ATGAGAGAGACATTCGTCAACTTCTTCAAAGAAAGGGGCCACGCCTACATCAACTCGGCCTCGCTGATACCCGAGAACGATCCGACCGTTCTTTTCACCACCGCAGGGATGCACCCCCTGGTGCCCTACCTGCTGGGAGAGAAGCACCCGGCCGGAAAGAGACTGGTGGACTTCCAGAAGTGCGTCAGAACCGGGGACATCGATGAGGTCGGGGACGCAAGCCACCTCACCTTCTTCGAGATGCTCGGGAACTGGTCCCTCGGGGACTACTTCAAGAAGGAGTCCATCGATTTCAGCTACACCCTCCTGACAGAGGTCCTCGGGATCAAGCCCGACCAGCTCTCCGTCACCGCCTTCGCCGGCGACGAGGACGCACCCAGGGACACCGAGACCGCTGAGCTGTGGAAATCCCACGGCCTCAGGGACGACCAGATCTACTTCTATCCCAAGTCGGACAACTGGTGGGGACCAGCCGGCCAGACCGGACCCTGCGGACCCGACACGGAGATCTTCTTCGACGACGGCAGGCCCAAATGCGGACCGAACTGCGGACCATCCTGCCACTGCGGCAAGTTCACCGAGATCTGGAACAACGTCTTCATGCAGTACAACAAGAACGCGGACGGGACGTTCTCCCCCCTCAAGCAGAAGAACGTCGACACCGGAATGGGACTCGAGAGGATCCTGCGCATCCTCAACCACAACGAGACCGTCTACGACACACCCCTGTTCACGCCCATCCTCGACAAGATCGAGGAGCTCACCGGAAAGAAGTACGGCGAGAACGCGGACGACACCAGGGCATTCAGGATCATCGCGGACCACATGAGGGCCGCCACATTCATGCTGGGAGACGGCGTCGTCCCGGCGAAGATCGGTCAGGGATACATCCTCAGGAGGCTCATCAGGAGGTCCTCCAGATACATGTCCAAGCTCGGCTATGAGGAGCTGTTCATGCAGAAGATCGCCGAGGTCATCGTGAACAACTACTCCAAGGCGTATCCCGAACTGGAGCAGAACAAGGACTTCATCTACACCAACATCGACAACGAGGAGAAGAAGTTCCACAAGGCCGTCATGAAGGGCCTCAGGAGATTCGACCAGATGGTTGCCGAGAACGGCGACAGCCCGGTCCTGAACGGAGAGACCGTGTTCAAGCTGTACGACACCTACGGATTCCCGATCGAGATGACCGTGGAACTCGCGGCGGAGAAGGGACTGAAGGTGGACATGGACGACTTCAACGGCAGGTTCAAGACCCACCAGGACGTCTCCCGCGGAGACGGCGGAACGTTCAAGGGAGGTCTGGCCGATCACAGCGAGGAGACCACCAAGCTCCACACGGCCACCCATCTTCTCAACGCTGCACTGAGGAAGTTCGTATCCCCGGACATCCACCAGAAGGGATCCAACATCACCGCCGAGAGGCTCAGATTCGACTTCAACCTGGACAGGAAGGTCACCCCCGAGGAGCTCAAGCAGATCGAGGACTGGGTCAACGAGTGCATCAAGGCGGAGCTCCCGGTCGTCTGCGAGGAGATGCCCTACGAACAGGCCAAGGACGAGGGCGTCGAGGGAGTCTTCACCAACAAGTACGGTGAGGTCGTCAAGGTCTACAAGATCGGCGACGTGTCCGCGGAGATGTGCGGAGGGCCCCACGTCCAGAACACCAGGGAGCTGCAGGGATTCAAGATCAAGAAGGAAGAGAGTTCCGCTGCAGGCATCAGGCGTATCAAGGCCGTCGTCGGCAAGTTCGACTGA
- a CDS encoding thiamine biosynthesis protein ThiS, translating into MDCLSSDDIMVTVKVNGSERSYPDGTTVSGMLLSEGMDPKKVAVEIEMDIVPRRTFDDREIRNGETIEIVSFVGGG; encoded by the coding sequence ATGGATTGCTTGTCAAGCGATGATATCATGGTCACGGTCAAGGTCAACGGTTCCGAGAGGTCCTATCCGGATGGCACCACCGTCAGCGGCATGCTGCTGTCGGAGGGCATGGACCCGAAGAAGGTCGCTGTGGAGATCGAAATGGACATCGTACCCAGGCGCACCTTCGATGACAGGGAGATCAGGAACGGCGAGACCATCGAGATCGTGAGCTTCGTGGGCGGCGGATGA
- a CDS encoding thiamine biosynthesis protein ThiF, producing MNLRIFVDGKEIDFSGTSVDDLPRPEGALYALVNGRHVDDGRPLKDEDNIVFVRKNSPLERVIEDSLCQRYSEDIHSRISAAKIGIAGLGGIGSHLAMALVRSGVKNLVIADFDRVDATNLSRQNYSVNDIGFPKSDATGRILSSVSPGVRVESHDVLLNESNIPGIFKDCDIICEAMDGPESKAVFASCVSESFPDKWLVCCSGMAGFGPTEEMIVKHPFRHMLVVGDGHSDNMVHGLVASRVMTCAGMMAHAVIRLILDPAGFKDNKYKPDE from the coding sequence ATGAACTTGAGGATCTTCGTTGACGGTAAGGAAATCGATTTCAGCGGGACCTCCGTGGATGACCTGCCGAGGCCCGAGGGTGCGCTCTACGCACTGGTCAACGGCAGGCACGTCGATGACGGCCGCCCTCTGAAAGATGAGGACAACATCGTGTTCGTCAGGAAGAACTCCCCGCTCGAAAGGGTGATCGAGGATTCACTGTGCCAGAGGTATTCCGAGGACATCCATTCCAGGATATCTGCGGCCAAGATAGGGATAGCGGGGCTGGGAGGTATCGGGTCGCATCTTGCCATGGCACTTGTCAGGTCCGGAGTCAAGAACCTGGTCATAGCCGACTTCGACAGGGTGGATGCCACGAACCTCTCGAGGCAGAACTATTCCGTCAACGACATAGGGTTCCCGAAGAGCGATGCGACCGGCAGGATCCTCTCGTCCGTGTCTCCGGGCGTGAGGGTCGAATCACATGACGTGCTTCTTAACGAATCCAACATCCCCGGGATCTTCAAGGACTGCGACATCATATGCGAGGCGATGGACGGACCCGAATCGAAAGCGGTCTTCGCATCCTGCGTATCCGAATCCTTCCCGGACAAATGGCTCGTATGCTGCTCCGGAATGGCGGGCTTCGGTCCCACCGAGGAGATGATCGTGAAGCATCCCTTCAGGCACATGCTGGTGGTTGGGGACGGCCACAGCGACAACATGGTGCACGGCCTGGTGGCATCCAGGGTCATGACCTGCGCGGGCATGATGGCACATGCGGTCATCAGACTGATCCTCGACCCCGCTGGCTTCAAGGACAACAAGTATAAGCCAGATGAGTGA